In the Flavobacterium acetivorans genome, one interval contains:
- a CDS encoding efflux RND transporter periplasmic adaptor subunit has protein sequence MKKGATITILILITVLFFGSLYYLYAKNQESPVVFETDKVEVKTIVKNTIATGNIVPDEEVLIKPNISGIIEAVYIKAGESIKAGDLIAKIKVVANVSNLSNSQNQVQTTKIALDNQEKVYQRQKTLFDKGVISANDFDTAQLAYKQAKQAYASSKQGFDIVKTGTTSGLGNYANTLIRSTVNGMVLDVPVKVGNQVIESNNFNEGTTIASVADVGRMIFVGKIDESEVGKIKEKLPIEITIGAIENKKFDSVLEYIAPKGKTENGAIQFEIKASLSNSDNTFIRAGLSANASIILEKADKVLAVKESLLQFDKKTQKPYVEIETASQKFVRKDLVLGVSDGIYVEIKSGLKASDKIKVWNQGLKKEEPKS, from the coding sequence ATGAAAAAAGGAGCTACAATCACGATTTTAATTCTTATAACGGTACTGTTTTTTGGGTCTCTGTATTATTTGTATGCTAAAAACCAAGAGTCTCCAGTAGTGTTTGAGACAGATAAAGTAGAGGTCAAAACAATCGTAAAAAATACCATTGCCACAGGAAATATTGTTCCGGATGAAGAGGTTTTAATCAAGCCTAATATTTCAGGCATTATTGAAGCGGTTTATATCAAAGCCGGTGAGAGTATCAAAGCGGGGGATTTAATTGCAAAAATTAAGGTGGTGGCTAATGTCTCTAATTTGAGCAATTCCCAAAATCAGGTGCAAACGACTAAGATCGCTTTGGATAACCAAGAAAAAGTGTACCAAAGACAAAAGACTTTGTTTGATAAAGGGGTGATTTCGGCCAATGATTTTGATACGGCACAATTAGCTTACAAGCAAGCCAAACAAGCTTATGCTTCTTCTAAACAAGGTTTTGATATTGTAAAAACTGGAACAACATCCGGTTTAGGGAATTATGCCAATACTTTAATTCGTTCAACTGTGAACGGAATGGTGCTTGATGTTCCTGTAAAAGTAGGAAATCAGGTTATTGAAAGTAATAATTTTAATGAAGGAACAACCATTGCCAGTGTAGCCGATGTGGGAAGAATGATATTTGTAGGTAAAATAGACGAATCCGAAGTAGGGAAAATAAAAGAAAAATTGCCTATCGAAATCACTATTGGTGCTATAGAAAACAAAAAATTTGATTCTGTTTTAGAATATATTGCGCCAAAAGGAAAAACAGAGAATGGGGCAATTCAATTTGAGATTAAGGCCAGCCTTTCTAATTCTGATAATACTTTTATCAGAGCGGGTTTGAGTGCAAATGCATCAATTATATTGGAAAAAGCCGACAAGGTTTTGGCTGTCAAAGAATCGCTGCTTCAATTTGATAAAAAAACACAAAAACCTTATGTAGAGATCGAAACTGCTTCCCAGAAATTTGTTAGAAAAGACCTTGTGTTGGGAGTAAGTGATGGAATTTACGTAGAGATAAAAAGCGGTTTGAAAGCTTCGGATAAAATTAAAGTTTGGAACCAAGGTCTGAAAAAAGAAGAGCCTAAATCTTAA
- a CDS encoding TolC family protein has protein sequence MKKNSWISLVLISVISLSAQAQTKKWSLEECVNYAIQNNISIKQTELDTKTAAIDKKGAIGNFLPSLNANASHSWNIGLNQDITTGLLQNQTTQFTSAGASVGIDIYKGLQNQNSLRRANLSIVAAKYQLLKMQEDIALNVANAFLQVLFNKENLKVQKEQRSINEKQLSRSEELVKAGTIPRGDLLDVKATLASDNQKVITAENTLLISKLSLAQLLQLKDFESFDVVDDTMAKDENNILSQTPVAIYDKAKESRTELKIAETNLEIAQKSLAIAKGGFQPTLQGFYSFSSRISYADVPLRDGNGMVIGTQAAPPFFDQFNTNKGQSFGAQLSIPVFNGFSARNNVERSKVNLEKSKIAVEQQNLDLQRNVYTAFADAKGALKAHESSLVALDSRQESYNYAKEKFDVGLMNSFDLNQSQTLLSNAQSEVLRSKYDYIFKIKILEFYFGIPIIKN, from the coding sequence ATGAAAAAAAATAGTTGGATATCTTTAGTCTTAATTTCTGTCATTAGTTTGTCTGCTCAGGCACAAACTAAAAAATGGTCGCTGGAAGAATGTGTGAATTACGCCATACAAAATAATATTTCAATCAAGCAAACCGAGTTAGATACCAAAACTGCGGCGATTGATAAGAAAGGAGCCATAGGAAATTTTCTTCCTTCCTTAAATGCAAATGCTTCTCATTCGTGGAATATTGGTTTAAACCAGGATATTACTACTGGTCTTTTACAAAACCAAACCACTCAATTTACTTCTGCCGGAGCCAGTGTAGGTATTGATATTTATAAAGGCCTGCAAAACCAAAATTCATTGCGAAGAGCTAATCTTTCTATAGTTGCGGCAAAATATCAGTTGTTGAAAATGCAGGAAGATATTGCGCTTAATGTAGCAAATGCTTTTTTGCAAGTGCTTTTTAATAAGGAGAATTTGAAGGTTCAAAAAGAACAAAGAAGTATTAATGAAAAGCAATTGTCCCGTTCAGAGGAATTAGTTAAGGCTGGAACTATCCCGAGAGGAGATTTATTAGATGTAAAAGCAACATTGGCTTCAGATAATCAAAAAGTGATAACAGCCGAGAACACTTTGTTGATTTCGAAATTGAGTTTAGCCCAATTGTTGCAATTAAAGGATTTTGAAAGTTTTGATGTCGTAGATGACACTATGGCAAAAGATGAGAATAATATCCTGTCTCAAACTCCGGTTGCCATTTATGATAAGGCCAAAGAAAGCAGAACCGAATTAAAGATTGCGGAAACAAATCTTGAAATCGCCCAAAAAAGTTTAGCTATTGCAAAAGGAGGTTTTCAGCCCACTTTACAAGGTTTTTACAGCTTTAGTTCCAGAATTTCCTATGCTGATGTTCCATTGAGAGACGGTAATGGGATGGTTATAGGAACTCAAGCGGCGCCGCCATTTTTTGATCAGTTTAATACCAATAAAGGACAGTCATTTGGGGCACAATTGAGTATTCCGGTTTTTAACGGATTCTCTGCCAGAAATAATGTGGAGCGTTCTAAAGTGAATTTAGAGAAGTCTAAAATTGCAGTTGAACAACAAAATCTGGATTTGCAGAGAAATGTATATACCGCTTTTGCAGATGCCAAAGGCGCTTTAAAAGCGCACGAATCATCACTTGTGGCATTAGATTCTAGACAAGAGTCTTACAATTATGCCAAAGAAAAATTTGATGTTGGTTTGATGAATTCTTTTGACTTGAACCAATCACAGACTTTGCTTTCTAACGCTCAATCGGAAGTGTTGCGATCTAAATACGATTACATTTTTAAAATAAAAATATTAGAATTCTATTTTGGAATTCCAATCATTAAAAACTAA
- the tsaB gene encoding tRNA (adenosine(37)-N6)-threonylcarbamoyltransferase complex dimerization subunit type 1 TsaB: protein MSYILNIETSTKNCSVAIAKEGKTIVCKEIAEEGYSHAERLHVFIEESLKEAGINYKDLVAIAVSQGPGSYTGLRIGVSAAKGLCFALGIPLIAVDTMQTLAAQAHISDGLIVPMIDARRMEVYSAIFGPNLETIRATQAEVITEVSFDDLAETIYFVGDCAEKCKTVLTKENFVFLDEFKYPSAKEMSSLSFDKYKISDTVDVAYFEPYYLKDFMITTSKK from the coding sequence TTGTCCTATATTCTTAATATCGAAACCTCCACAAAAAATTGTTCTGTTGCTATTGCAAAAGAAGGAAAAACTATTGTGTGCAAAGAAATTGCCGAAGAAGGTTATTCTCATGCTGAGCGTTTGCACGTTTTTATTGAGGAAAGTTTAAAAGAAGCCGGAATCAACTATAAAGATTTAGTTGCTATTGCCGTAAGTCAGGGACCGGGTTCTTATACCGGATTGCGTATAGGCGTTTCGGCGGCTAAAGGTTTGTGTTTTGCCTTAGGAATTCCCTTGATTGCGGTAGATACGATGCAAACTTTGGCAGCTCAGGCACATATTTCTGACGGATTGATTGTTCCAATGATCGATGCCAGAAGAATGGAAGTGTATAGCGCGATATTTGGCCCAAATTTAGAAACTATAAGAGCGACTCAAGCCGAAGTTATAACTGAGGTTTCTTTTGATGATTTAGCGGAGACTATCTATTTTGTGGGAGATTGTGCTGAGAAATGCAAAACGGTTTTGACCAAAGAGAATTTTGTTTTCTTGGACGAATTTAAATACCCTTCCGCAAAAGAAATGAGTTCTTTAAGTTTTGATAAATACAAAATAAGCGACACCGTAGATGTCGCTTATTTTGAACCTTATTATTTGAAAGATTTTATGATTACTACTTCTAAGAAATAG
- a CDS encoding efflux RND transporter periplasmic adaptor subunit has product MSKKTVYYIVGGAVLVIVALITLSKSGVIGNKDTGIEIETAQVNVSTIVETVSATGKIQPEIEVKIASMVSGEIISLPVKEGQVVKKGDLLVKINPDLYTSSLNRTIAGLSGSKAGLTQADAQFKEAKASYDRNKSLFEKGIISKSDWDKATASFEVAKATKQSAYFNVQSASASVNEAKDNLGRTIIFSPADGTISMLNVELGERVLGTQQMTGTEILRVANLNNMEVEVDVNENDIVKIKVGDLANVEVDAYLKKQFKGMVTSISNSASTALTADQVTNFKVKVRILKESYEDLLVGKPVSYSPFRPGMTATVDIITKTKSNVLNVPISSIVIKSDTAAVKGVEKYEVADEKKAAPKSDKKFECVFVKVGDKAKIRVIKTGIQDDTNIEIVNGLKKGDVVITGPYTTVTKELNSGDKVTVKTDKEKSKK; this is encoded by the coding sequence ATGTCTAAAAAAACAGTTTATTATATAGTAGGTGGAGCAGTTTTAGTAATAGTTGCTTTAATTACGCTTTCTAAAAGTGGGGTAATTGGGAATAAGGATACAGGAATCGAGATAGAAACTGCTCAGGTAAATGTTTCGACTATTGTAGAAACAGTTTCTGCCACGGGTAAGATTCAGCCTGAAATTGAGGTTAAAATTGCTTCGATGGTTTCTGGAGAAATCATTTCTTTACCGGTGAAAGAAGGACAAGTGGTTAAAAAAGGAGATTTATTGGTAAAAATCAATCCAGATTTATATACTTCAAGTTTAAACAGAACCATTGCGGGTTTGTCCGGTTCCAAAGCGGGATTGACACAGGCTGATGCGCAGTTTAAGGAAGCTAAAGCGAGTTATGACAGGAATAAGTCTTTATTCGAAAAAGGAATTATTTCTAAGTCGGATTGGGATAAAGCCACTGCTTCTTTTGAAGTAGCCAAAGCAACCAAGCAATCGGCTTATTTTAATGTTCAAAGTGCTTCGGCATCTGTCAATGAGGCCAAAGATAATCTGGGGAGAACCATCATTTTTTCTCCTGCAGATGGGACTATTTCGATGCTTAATGTAGAATTAGGGGAACGTGTTTTGGGAACTCAACAGATGACCGGAACGGAAATTCTAAGAGTCGCTAACCTGAATAATATGGAAGTTGAGGTTGATGTAAATGAGAATGATATTGTAAAAATTAAAGTAGGAGATCTAGCTAATGTTGAGGTTGATGCTTATTTGAAAAAACAATTTAAAGGAATGGTTACTAGTATCTCAAATTCGGCTAGTACTGCTTTGACTGCGGATCAGGTGACTAATTTTAAAGTAAAGGTTAGGATTTTGAAAGAATCCTATGAAGATTTATTGGTTGGAAAGCCAGTGTCTTATTCTCCTTTTAGACCAGGAATGACCGCGACTGTTGATATTATTACTAAAACGAAATCGAATGTTTTAAATGTGCCAATTAGCTCCATAGTTATCAAATCCGATACTGCTGCAGTAAAAGGAGTAGAGAAGTATGAGGTAGCCGATGAAAAAAAAGCAGCTCCTAAAAGTGATAAAAAATTTGAATGTGTTTTTGTAAAAGTAGGTGATAAGGCAAAAATTCGCGTCATTAAAACAGGAATTCAAGACGACACTAATATTGAGATTGTAAACGGTTTGAAAAAAGGAGATGTTGTAATTACAGGGCCTTATACTACAGTAACTAAAGAATTGAATTCAGGAGACAAAGTGACGGTGAAGACAGATAAAGAAAAGAGTAAGAAATAA
- a CDS encoding ABC transporter permease, whose protein sequence is MLDRDNWNEILEALTANTFRTILTAFGVFWGIFILVILLGAGNGLENGVKKGFDGIATNTMFMWTQTTSKPYKGLPKTRRYDFRNSDVAALKEALPDLLYVSPRNQLGGFEGANNVVRGTKTAAFTVYGDYPELIKQQPKTIIKGRFVNQQDILLKRKIAVIGQGVINELYEKTEEVIGTYIKVNGVNFMVVGIYNSKSNQGNAEQEQKEIFVPFTTFQQAFNFGNRVGWMALTANDNSSITDLKPKILEVIKSRHSINPTDDRAIGNFDLYEQFNKIRGLFSILRFIAYFVGTLVLISGVIGISNIMLIVVKERTKEIGIRRALGATPGAIRTQILSEAIFLTIIAGMFGIAAATGLLAVVNMILDSMPGEGMMFANPSVDLTVVFIALLILVGSGLLAGFIPAQTAINVKPVDALRAE, encoded by the coding sequence ATGTTAGATAGAGATAATTGGAACGAAATTTTAGAGGCGCTTACTGCAAATACTTTCAGGACTATCCTTACCGCTTTTGGTGTTTTTTGGGGAATATTTATTTTGGTGATATTGCTTGGAGCCGGAAATGGACTGGAAAATGGAGTCAAGAAAGGTTTTGATGGCATTGCGACCAATACTATGTTTATGTGGACGCAAACGACTTCAAAGCCTTATAAAGGATTGCCAAAAACCAGAAGGTATGATTTTAGGAACAGTGATGTTGCGGCCTTAAAAGAGGCCTTGCCGGATTTGTTATATGTTTCGCCTCGCAATCAACTTGGAGGATTTGAAGGAGCAAATAATGTGGTTCGAGGGACAAAAACGGCTGCATTTACAGTATATGGGGATTATCCGGAACTGATCAAACAACAACCTAAAACCATTATCAAAGGGCGTTTTGTGAATCAACAAGATATTCTTTTAAAGAGAAAAATTGCGGTGATAGGGCAAGGGGTTATCAATGAACTATATGAGAAAACTGAAGAGGTTATTGGTACTTATATCAAGGTTAATGGTGTGAATTTTATGGTGGTTGGGATTTATAATTCTAAATCCAATCAAGGGAATGCGGAACAGGAACAAAAAGAAATATTTGTGCCTTTTACTACCTTCCAACAAGCGTTTAATTTTGGGAATAGAGTAGGATGGATGGCGCTTACGGCCAATGATAATTCTTCCATAACCGATTTGAAGCCAAAGATATTAGAAGTCATTAAATCGCGACACTCCATAAATCCTACAGATGATAGGGCTATTGGTAATTTTGATTTATACGAACAGTTTAATAAGATACGAGGTCTGTTTTCAATATTAAGATTTATCGCTTATTTTGTTGGGACTCTAGTCTTAATTTCAGGAGTTATTGGGATTTCAAATATCATGTTGATCGTAGTCAAAGAACGAACAAAAGAAATTGGAATTCGCAGAGCACTAGGAGCAACTCCAGGAGCTATTCGAACCCAAATATTGTCCGAAGCCATCTTTCTGACTATTATCGCCGGAATGTTTGGGATTGCCGCTGCAACCGGATTACTGGCTGTAGTCAATATGATTTTGGATTCAATGCCGGGCGAAGGAATGATGTTTGCCAATCCAAGTGTCGATTTAACAGTAGTATTTATTGCCCTACTTATATTGGTTGGTTCCGGTTTATTGGCCGGATTCATCCCCGCTCAAACTGCCATAAATGTAAAACCCGTCGATGCCTTGCGCGCCGAATAA
- a CDS encoding ABC transporter permease produces MFNIERWQEIFEAIAKNKLRTFLTGVSVASGIFILVILLGAGKGLQNGIERQFENDANGLISFWSGTTTKEYKGLNPGRQIQFRNSDFDVSVQKFDDKLEIKSANFIFWNGVMTYGKETGNYRYIGVYPDYQAVENAKVIEGRFINDKDLINSEKVTVIGQKVKSDLFKDKNPIGEQIVISGINFKVVGVFTDPAGEREESRVYLPFTTTQKAFGVGDKVSNLDFTLKKKDTYEEALAQSNKFTQELSLLLKSKNMIAPEDDGAIGINNSIENAKQFYDLNLYIRLFFWWVGICTIIAGVVGVSNIMLIIVKERTKEIGIRKALGASPISIVGMILHESVFITTIAGFLGLLASLLLLELVGPQIKSDYFLNPEVDFSVALTTLVILVVAGAIAGFFPAYRAAKIKPIVALRDE; encoded by the coding sequence ATGTTTAATATTGAGCGCTGGCAGGAAATATTTGAGGCTATTGCCAAGAATAAGCTGAGAACCTTTCTTACGGGCGTTTCGGTGGCTTCCGGCATATTTATCTTAGTGATTCTTTTGGGGGCTGGAAAAGGACTTCAAAACGGAATCGAAAGACAATTTGAAAATGATGCCAATGGTTTGATCTCGTTTTGGTCCGGAACCACAACCAAGGAATATAAAGGGTTGAATCCCGGAAGACAAATTCAGTTCAGAAACAGCGATTTTGATGTCTCGGTTCAAAAGTTTGATGACAAATTAGAGATTAAATCAGCCAATTTTATTTTCTGGAATGGAGTTATGACTTATGGTAAAGAAACAGGGAATTACAGGTATATAGGAGTTTATCCAGACTATCAAGCTGTGGAAAACGCAAAAGTTATCGAAGGAAGATTTATTAACGATAAGGACTTGATCAACAGCGAAAAAGTTACGGTTATTGGTCAAAAAGTAAAATCGGATTTATTTAAAGATAAAAATCCTATTGGAGAACAAATAGTTATCAGTGGCATTAATTTCAAAGTGGTTGGTGTGTTTACCGATCCGGCTGGAGAACGGGAAGAATCGAGAGTTTATCTGCCTTTTACCACTACTCAAAAAGCTTTTGGTGTGGGGGACAAAGTCAGTAATTTGGATTTTACCCTTAAGAAAAAAGACACTTATGAAGAGGCTTTGGCACAGTCTAATAAATTTACCCAAGAACTAAGTCTGTTATTGAAAAGTAAAAATATGATTGCCCCGGAAGATGACGGAGCTATTGGAATTAATAATTCGATAGAGAATGCCAAACAGTTTTATGATCTAAATCTTTATATCAGACTGTTTTTTTGGTGGGTTGGAATTTGTACTATTATTGCAGGAGTGGTTGGGGTAAGTAATATCATGTTGATTATTGTAAAAGAAAGAACCAAAGAAATTGGTATTAGAAAAGCATTAGGTGCTTCTCCAATTTCAATTGTTGGGATGATTCTGCATGAGTCTGTATTTATTACCACAATTGCAGGTTTTTTGGGGCTTTTAGCAAGTTTATTACTTTTGGAATTAGTAGGGCCGCAAATAAAGAGTGATTACTTTTTGAATCCTGAAGTTGACTTTAGTGTTGCTCTTACCACTTTAGTTATACTGGTAGTTGCAGGAGCAATAGCAGGTTTTTTTCCTGCTTATAGAGCCGCTAAAATTAAACCGATTGTTGCACTTAGAGACGAATAA
- a CDS encoding dodecin family protein, with protein MSVLKVIEVLSSSEVSWEEATQKAISKASKSVKHIRSVYVNEQSAAVKDGKISEFRVNLKITFELE; from the coding sequence ATGTCAGTATTAAAAGTCATTGAAGTTCTTTCCAGTTCTGAAGTTAGTTGGGAAGAAGCAACTCAAAAAGCAATTTCCAAAGCTTCAAAATCTGTCAAACACATACGTTCTGTTTATGTAAACGAACAAAGTGCCGCAGTAAAAGATGGTAAAATATCAGAATTTAGAGTCAATCTAAAAATAACTTTTGAACTTGAATAA
- a CDS encoding ABC transporter ATP-binding protein — translation MIEIKDLHKSYKMGNSELHVLKGINFNIKEGELVAIMGSSGSGKSTLLNILGILDEADSGNYILDKVTIRNLNETIASKYRNQFLGFVFQSFNLINYKSALDNVSMPLYYQGIKRKERHEIAMSYLEKVGLASHSHHLPNELSGGQKQRVAIARALASNPKVLLADEPTGALDTKTSYEVMELIQGINDEGKTILIVTHEPDIAAMCKRNVVLKDGLIIDDKMVEQVRASDYV, via the coding sequence ATGATTGAAATTAAAGATCTCCATAAATCCTACAAAATGGGAAATTCCGAATTACATGTTTTAAAAGGAATCAATTTCAATATAAAAGAAGGAGAGTTAGTGGCTATTATGGGGTCTTCTGGTTCAGGAAAATCAACACTGTTGAATATTTTAGGGATTTTGGATGAAGCGGATTCCGGAAATTATATTTTGGATAAAGTGACCATTAGGAATCTTAATGAAACGATTGCATCTAAATATCGAAATCAATTTTTAGGTTTTGTTTTCCAATCATTCAATTTGATTAATTATAAAAGCGCCTTGGATAATGTGTCTATGCCGCTTTATTATCAGGGAATAAAAAGAAAAGAACGTCACGAAATCGCGATGAGTTACCTCGAAAAAGTAGGCTTAGCCTCGCATTCTCATCATTTGCCAAACGAACTTTCGGGAGGTCAAAAACAGCGTGTTGCCATTGCTAGAGCTTTAGCGTCTAACCCGAAAGTATTATTGGCCGATGAGCCAACGGGAGCTTTGGATACCAAAACTTCTTATGAAGTGATGGAATTGATTCAAGGAATTAATGATGAGGGAAAAACAATCTTGATAGTAACCCATGAACCGGATATCGCTGCAATGTGTAAGAGAAATGTAGTATTAAAAGATGGTCTAATCATCGATGATAAAATGGTAGAACAAGTTAGAGCGTCTGATTATGTTTAA
- a CDS encoding apolipoprotein A1/A4/E family protein, whose product MGLTSFLKNLFGSATETTNELTAKAETALEQTKETAAPYMEKAQAFAEEKIGDLKEAAQPIIEKAEAHAEHAKELVNEYTEKASNLLGNVSEKENATEAIKTPEELVSNTMKIVSDDIETNPNPASEETDDLKKE is encoded by the coding sequence ATGGGACTAACATCATTTTTAAAGAATTTATTTGGCTCTGCCACAGAAACAACAAATGAACTGACAGCTAAAGCCGAAACAGCTTTAGAGCAAACAAAAGAAACAGCGGCGCCTTATATGGAAAAAGCCCAAGCTTTTGCAGAAGAAAAAATTGGCGATTTAAAAGAGGCAGCCCAACCAATTATAGAAAAAGCAGAAGCACATGCTGAACATGCTAAAGAGCTAGTTAATGAATATACTGAAAAAGCAAGCAACCTTTTAGGGAATGTTTCGGAGAAAGAAAATGCAACAGAAGCCATAAAAACCCCGGAAGAATTAGTTTCAAACACCATGAAAATCGTTTCTGATGACATAGAAACAAATCCTAATCCTGCTTCCGAAGAAACGGATGACTTAAAAAAGGAATAA
- a CDS encoding DUF4403 family protein → MTKSIIALLVILFVYSISGCSSSQKITALKPEPDDASPLVYDSAPSFINLPISVKLKDIENQTNSLLKGLIYEDNNIEDDDIEIKIWKLAPITIENENEKAGEKIKTVLPLKALVKYRIGTKTLGTELYNIREFNLNGRVTLTSDVALNNWNLKTKTELKSLDWNESPTMSVFGKKVPITYLINPAVKLFKSKIERKIDEAIEKSMDFKPNVLAALEKMCTPFKMNNAYESWLRIVPVEIYSTAAKLKNDSFLLQMGMKCTMETLIGQQPETKFDANKIILKPVVKIPNLITTNIVAVSSYRDASKIMNKNFYGQEFGSGTKKVKVQNVAIWHKEGKMVIALDLLGSVNGTIYLAGFPQYDEKTKEIYFDKLDYALDTKNKLMRTANWLAQGIILRKIQQSCRYSIKPNLEEGKQTMMTYLKNYSPMPGVFVNGKMDDIQFQKIQLTNNAIIAFVKINGEINVSVDGLK, encoded by the coding sequence ATGACAAAATCCATCATAGCCTTACTCGTGATTCTATTCGTTTATAGTATTTCAGGCTGTTCTTCTTCACAAAAAATAACAGCCCTAAAACCGGAACCAGATGATGCCAGTCCTTTGGTTTATGATAGCGCCCCTTCCTTCATCAACTTGCCCATAAGCGTAAAATTAAAAGACATTGAAAACCAGACTAATTCTTTATTGAAAGGACTAATCTATGAAGACAATAACATCGAAGACGATGATATTGAAATAAAAATTTGGAAACTCGCTCCTATAACAATTGAAAATGAAAACGAAAAAGCGGGAGAAAAAATAAAAACTGTTTTGCCATTAAAAGCTTTGGTTAAATACCGTATAGGGACAAAAACCCTTGGCACAGAACTCTACAACATTCGTGAATTTAACTTGAACGGAAGAGTCACTTTAACTAGCGATGTGGCCTTAAACAACTGGAATTTAAAAACTAAAACAGAATTAAAATCATTAGATTGGAACGAAAGCCCTACGATGAGCGTTTTTGGCAAAAAAGTTCCAATTACCTATCTTATTAATCCTGCCGTAAAACTGTTTAAATCCAAAATAGAAAGAAAAATTGATGAAGCCATAGAAAAATCAATGGATTTCAAACCTAATGTACTGGCTGCTTTAGAAAAAATGTGCACTCCTTTTAAAATGAATAACGCTTATGAAAGTTGGCTTAGAATTGTACCGGTTGAAATTTATTCGACCGCTGCTAAATTAAAAAACGATTCCTTCTTGTTACAAATGGGAATGAAGTGCACCATGGAAACCTTAATTGGACAGCAACCAGAAACGAAATTCGACGCCAATAAAATCATTCTAAAACCCGTCGTTAAAATCCCGAACCTAATTACAACAAATATTGTCGCCGTTTCTAGCTATAGAGATGCTTCAAAAATAATGAATAAAAATTTCTATGGTCAGGAATTTGGTTCTGGAACTAAAAAAGTAAAAGTGCAAAATGTAGCTATTTGGCATAAAGAAGGCAAAATGGTAATAGCCCTGGATCTTTTGGGCTCGGTAAACGGAACCATCTACTTAGCCGGTTTCCCTCAATATGATGAGAAAACCAAAGAAATCTATTTCGATAAGCTCGATTATGCCTTAGACACCAAGAATAAGCTGATGCGGACCGCTAACTGGCTTGCTCAAGGAATAATTTTAAGAAAAATTCAGCAAAGCTGTCGCTATTCGATAAAACCTAATTTAGAGGAAGGCAAACAAACCATGATGACTTATTTAAAAAATTATTCTCCTATGCCCGGTGTTTTTGTAAATGGAAAAATGGACGATATTCAGTTTCAAAAAATCCAATTGACAAACAATGCTATCATCGCATTTGTAAAAATAAATGGCGAAATTAATGTCTCGGTTGACGGTTTAAAATAA
- a CDS encoding mechanosensitive ion channel family protein — MYLSPEHLTNYAETFINVLIDYSPKLISAFLILFVGLYAIRIINRSIRKIMIKRELEPTLTKFLTDILLWVLRVLLFVTFIEKLGIGASSFVAILGAMGLAVGLSLQGSLSNFAGGVLIILFKPFKVGDTIEAQGIIASVSEIQIFSTKLITSNNQTVFIPNGALSNGTIINHSMQGYRRADLTFAISYDSDIKKAKDIITNVLTANPKVLKTPGFEVSVKSLTDTAIQLAVRPWATNENFGSITSDTLENCKIAFDAAGISIQPFVKELSKNDA, encoded by the coding sequence ATGTACTTAAGTCCTGAACATCTTACCAATTATGCCGAAACCTTTATCAACGTTTTAATTGATTATTCTCCAAAATTAATTTCGGCCTTTCTAATTCTGTTTGTTGGCCTCTATGCCATAAGGATTATAAATAGATCTATTAGAAAAATAATGATCAAAAGGGAATTAGAGCCCACTTTGACTAAATTTCTGACCGATATATTACTTTGGGTATTGAGAGTATTATTATTCGTTACATTCATCGAAAAGCTAGGAATTGGAGCTTCTTCATTTGTAGCCATTCTAGGCGCTATGGGGCTTGCGGTAGGACTTTCACTTCAAGGTTCACTGTCTAATTTTGCAGGAGGAGTGCTGATTATTCTTTTTAAACCATTCAAAGTTGGAGACACTATTGAAGCACAGGGAATCATAGCTTCTGTTAGCGAGATACAAATATTTTCAACAAAATTAATAACATCAAACAATCAAACCGTTTTTATACCAAACGGAGCATTATCTAATGGCACTATTATCAACCATTCGATGCAAGGCTACCGAAGAGCTGATTTGACCTTTGCTATTTCTTATGATTCGGATATCAAAAAAGCAAAAGATATAATTACAAATGTTTTAACCGCTAATCCAAAAGTACTTAAAACTCCTGGCTTTGAAGTTTCTGTAAAAAGCCTAACAGACACTGCGATCCAGTTAGCAGTAAGACCTTGGGCTACTAATGAGAATTTTGGTTCAATTACTTCGGATACATTAGAAAATTGCAAAATTGCATTTGATGCAGCAGGTATTTCAATACAGCCTTTTGTAAAAGAACTATCTAAAAACGACGCCTAA